Proteins encoded by one window of Salmonirosea aquatica:
- a CDS encoding YihY/virulence factor BrkB family protein: protein MKISEYFTILKTAATDFMNDQGMKLSAALSYYTIFSLAPMLLVMITVLSVFFGRDAIQGQVFEQISGLVGNEAATQLQDILKNAELSNKSGVAAAIGVGTLLIGATGVFAEIQSSINYIWSIEARPEKGWLKYLKTRLISFSLILTLGFLLIVTLGVNALVDLLSARLEKYFSEASIIFFYILNTAIALGIITLLFAVIFKVLPDGKIRWKECFVGAGFTAVLFALGKFLISFYIGQSDLGATYGASASIIILLSWVYYSSIILYFGAEFTKVYANSDGTHIMPSPHAVKIIKMVAEKEK from the coding sequence ATGAAAATTTCTGAATATTTTACCATTCTCAAAACGGCCGCCACTGATTTCATGAACGATCAGGGTATGAAATTAAGTGCGGCTCTATCTTACTATACCATTTTTTCCCTAGCTCCCATGCTACTGGTTATGATTACGGTGCTAAGCGTCTTTTTTGGAAGAGACGCCATCCAGGGCCAGGTATTCGAACAAATCAGTGGGTTGGTAGGTAACGAAGCGGCCACCCAGCTGCAGGATATCCTCAAAAACGCGGAGCTATCCAACAAATCGGGCGTAGCGGCAGCGATTGGGGTAGGTACCTTGTTAATCGGAGCGACCGGAGTATTTGCCGAAATCCAGAGCTCTATCAATTATATCTGGTCTATCGAAGCCCGGCCTGAAAAAGGATGGCTTAAATACCTCAAAACCAGGTTGATTTCGTTCTCGCTGATTTTAACATTGGGATTTCTGCTCATCGTTACGCTTGGGGTGAATGCATTGGTGGATCTGCTCAGTGCCCGTCTTGAAAAATATTTTTCCGAGGCTTCAATCATATTCTTCTACATATTGAATACGGCCATAGCACTGGGTATTATTACACTTTTGTTTGCTGTGATTTTCAAGGTACTTCCCGATGGAAAAATTCGCTGGAAGGAGTGCTTTGTGGGAGCAGGATTCACCGCGGTACTATTTGCGCTGGGTAAGTTTCTAATCAGTTTCTACATCGGGCAGTCTGACTTGGGCGCCACTTATGGAGCTTCTGCTTCCATCATTATTCTGCTTTCGTGGGTCTACTATTCTTCAATCATACTGTATTTTGGTGCTGAGTTCACCAAGGTTTATGCCAATTCCGATGGTACCCATATCATGCCTTCTCCACATGCTGTAAAAATCATAAAAATGGTGGCTGAAAAGGAAAAATAA
- a CDS encoding tetratricopeptide repeat protein: MKTTLLEKLLVFYEEDPRDPFNLYALALEYQKHDASVASEHFERLLSDFPDYLPTYYHAAQFFILIGEIDKARIIFEKGIQIAAEQKNTKAQQELLRAYRAFEDDQLDE, encoded by the coding sequence ATGAAAACAACCCTGCTGGAAAAATTGTTGGTTTTTTACGAGGAGGATCCAAGAGACCCTTTCAATCTGTACGCTCTTGCCCTCGAGTATCAAAAACATGATGCCAGCGTGGCCTCCGAGCATTTTGAGCGTTTGTTAAGCGATTTCCCTGATTATCTGCCTACCTACTATCACGCGGCACAATTTTTTATCCTTATTGGAGAGATCGACAAAGCACGCATAATATTCGAAAAGGGGATACAAATCGCTGCCGAACAGAAAAACACCAAGGCACAGCAGGAGTTACTACGGGCATATCGGGCTTTCGAAGACGATCAATTGGATGAATAA
- a CDS encoding electron transfer flavoprotein subunit beta/FixA family protein translates to MKILVCITNVPDTTAKISFTDNDTRFNKNGVQYIIGPYDDYALARGVELREASGGSLTVLNVGESDSEPQIRKALAIGADEAIRVNAEPTDSYFVASQIAHIASQNKYDLILMGRESLDFNSGVVHGLVGEMLGIPSYSPVMQLDVTEGKAEFAREIDGGKEHLVASLPLVLGCQEPIAEWKIPNMRGIMTARTKPLTVVEPVDVDTMVTLEKYIQPAPKGACKMIPADEAEQLITLLKTEAKVL, encoded by the coding sequence ATGAAGATACTCGTGTGTATTACCAATGTGCCCGATACTACGGCCAAAATATCCTTTACAGATAACGATACCAGGTTCAATAAAAATGGTGTGCAATACATCATCGGCCCCTACGACGACTACGCCTTGGCCCGAGGTGTTGAGCTGAGGGAAGCTAGCGGGGGTAGCCTTACGGTACTTAATGTGGGCGAAAGCGACAGTGAACCTCAAATTAGAAAGGCACTGGCCATTGGGGCCGACGAGGCCATTCGGGTTAATGCAGAGCCCACAGACTCTTATTTTGTAGCATCGCAGATCGCCCACATTGCTAGCCAAAATAAGTATGATTTAATTCTCATGGGCCGTGAATCACTTGACTTCAACAGTGGCGTGGTACATGGACTGGTAGGAGAAATGCTGGGAATTCCTTCTTACTCCCCCGTAATGCAACTGGATGTAACGGAAGGTAAAGCAGAATTTGCCCGCGAAATTGACGGAGGAAAAGAACACCTAGTGGCCAGCCTCCCCTTGGTTTTGGGTTGCCAAGAGCCCATTGCTGAATGGAAAATTCCCAATATGCGGGGAATAATGACCGCCCGAACCAAGCCACTCACGGTCGTAGAGCCCGTCGATGTGGACACAATGGTCACTCTTGAAAAATATATTCAACCTGCCCCTAAGGGAGCCTGTAAAATGATTCCTGCTGATGAGGCAGAGCAGCTTATTACGCTGCTGAAAACAGAGGCTAAAGTACTTTAA
- a CDS encoding electron transfer flavoprotein subunit alpha/FixB family protein, whose translation MSVLIFVELDQGSIKKTSQEAIYYGGKVAESLNTGATVLAIGNADEINLQVAGHFGAQKVLHVTESKLSHENSLAYADTLVQAVQQEGSTVIVMAKSGLGDAVAARAAAKLKASVVSGVTSLPDLSNGFKVERSIYTGKAFAIVDIKSDIKILAIKKNALEVVETDQIALVESFAPTLRDSDFAATVTNTEKASSELSLNEADIIVSGGRGMKGPENWDPLLELAHALGAATGCSKPVSDLDWRPHHEHIGQTGIKVAPNLYIACGISGAIQHLAGVNGSKCIVVINKDPEAPFFKAADYGIVGDVFDILPRLTQAVEASK comes from the coding sequence ATGTCCGTATTGATTTTTGTAGAACTGGATCAGGGATCGATCAAGAAAACCTCCCAGGAAGCCATATACTATGGCGGCAAAGTTGCCGAATCGTTAAATACCGGAGCTACGGTTTTAGCCATTGGCAACGCCGACGAGATAAACTTACAGGTAGCCGGACATTTCGGAGCACAAAAGGTTCTCCATGTCACGGAATCCAAACTTAGTCATGAAAATAGCCTAGCCTATGCGGATACACTTGTGCAGGCTGTCCAACAGGAAGGAAGTACTGTAATCGTAATGGCCAAATCGGGGCTGGGCGACGCCGTTGCTGCTCGCGCAGCAGCCAAACTCAAAGCCAGCGTGGTTTCAGGAGTCACCAGCTTGCCTGATCTCTCCAATGGATTTAAGGTGGAGCGCAGTATTTACACCGGAAAAGCCTTTGCCATAGTCGACATAAAATCTGATATAAAGATTCTTGCCATAAAGAAAAATGCCCTGGAAGTAGTTGAAACCGACCAAATAGCTTTGGTAGAATCCTTTGCTCCTACCCTGCGCGATTCTGATTTTGCCGCTACAGTTACGAATACGGAAAAAGCTTCCTCCGAGCTTTCCCTTAATGAAGCCGACATTATTGTATCGGGAGGACGTGGAATGAAAGGACCTGAAAACTGGGATCCCCTCCTCGAACTTGCCCATGCGCTGGGAGCCGCTACGGGATGCTCCAAACCGGTTTCCGATCTGGACTGGCGCCCCCACCATGAACACATTGGCCAAACGGGCATCAAGGTTGCTCCCAACCTTTATATTGCCTGTGGTATTTCGGGAGCCATTCAGCATTTAGCGGGCGTCAATGGCTCCAAGTGCATCGTGGTGATAAACAAAGACCCCGAAGCCCCTTTCTTTAAAGCGGCGGATTACGGAATTGTGGGGGATGTTTTTGATATTTTACCTCGTCTGACTCAAGCTGTAGAGGCATCCAAATAA
- a CDS encoding bifunctional nuclease domain-containing protein, with protein MKKIKLEILGLSPSQAQSGSFALILGEEMGNRRLPIIIGVFEAQAIAVQIENIVPNRPMTHDLFKSFADSLNYSLKEIIISELSEGIFYAKIVCGDDMRQVEIDSRPSDAIAIGIRFGAPIYTYESILSEAGIVSSDLTEDFDEGDQERVREPLRTRGSFSEQLREMGNDELQKMLDEALTKEEYEKAAKIRDELEKRN; from the coding sequence GTGAAAAAGATAAAATTAGAAATTTTGGGACTTTCTCCCAGCCAAGCCCAGTCCGGCTCCTTTGCCCTCATTTTGGGAGAGGAAATGGGCAACCGTCGGCTTCCCATCATCATCGGTGTTTTTGAAGCCCAGGCTATTGCCGTACAAATTGAAAACATTGTTCCGAATCGTCCTATGACCCATGACTTGTTCAAGTCTTTTGCCGACTCGCTCAACTACTCTTTGAAAGAAATCATCATTTCGGAACTCAGTGAAGGAATATTCTATGCCAAAATCGTGTGTGGTGACGATATGCGGCAGGTAGAAATCGACTCGCGCCCTTCCGATGCCATTGCGATCGGCATACGGTTCGGTGCTCCTATTTATACCTATGAATCTATTTTATCGGAGGCGGGTATCGTGTCAAGCGACCTCACCGAAGACTTTGACGAAGGCGACCAGGAACGCGTTCGCGAACCCTTGCGCACCCGGGGATCGTTCAGCGAGCAACTGCGGGAAATGGGTAATGACGAATTGCAAAAAATGCTGGACGAAGCACTTACCAAAGAGGAATACGAAAAAGCGGCAAAGATTAGGGACGAGCTCGAAAAAAGAAATTAG
- a CDS encoding cell division protein FtsX produces the protein MAQKKKIGSYPNTMIVISLTAALFLIGFCGILVVQSKKLVSIIRQNIEVRVFIDKGTTSAGQDSLLVKLQQKPYVQTAGDSLSILYVSKEQAAEEFMEGTKEDFTAFLGENPLRNSYRVKVQEDYFEEAKLKAIKSDLEQLPGVYEVVYQENLADAINKNITKLYIVLASFALIMLVIIVLLINNTIKLAIYSQRFLIRSMQLVGATNGFIQRPFLMRGITQGLISALIAGFFLVILQQVAIRNVEGLSQLQEPQKLVFLLALLLILGILIGIVSTTQSLSRYLKMSLDDLY, from the coding sequence ATGGCCCAAAAGAAAAAGATCGGGAGCTACCCCAACACTATGATTGTAATCAGCCTGACGGCTGCCCTTTTTCTGATCGGCTTTTGTGGAATCCTGGTGGTCCAGTCCAAAAAGCTGGTGTCGATCATACGCCAGAATATCGAGGTTCGAGTATTTATTGACAAAGGTACCACCTCAGCCGGCCAGGACTCACTTTTGGTCAAACTTCAGCAAAAACCTTACGTGCAGACTGCCGGTGATAGCCTTTCGATTCTTTATGTGTCGAAAGAACAAGCCGCCGAAGAATTTATGGAAGGTACCAAAGAGGATTTTACGGCTTTTCTGGGCGAAAATCCCTTGCGGAACAGCTATCGGGTGAAAGTTCAGGAAGACTACTTTGAAGAAGCCAAGTTAAAAGCGATCAAGTCAGATTTGGAACAGCTGCCCGGAGTCTACGAAGTAGTGTATCAGGAAAACCTGGCCGATGCCATAAATAAGAATATTACCAAACTATACATCGTACTGGCCTCTTTCGCCCTCATCATGCTGGTGATCATCGTGTTGCTCATCAACAATACCATAAAACTTGCCATTTATTCACAGCGTTTTCTGATACGCAGCATGCAACTGGTGGGAGCTACCAATGGCTTCATTCAGAGACCCTTCCTGATGCGGGGCATTACGCAGGGATTGATCAGTGCTTTGATCGCCGGTTTCTTTCTGGTTATTTTACAGCAAGTGGCCATACGTAACGTTGAGGGACTTTCACAACTTCAGGAACCTCAGAAATTGGTTTTTTTGCTCGCTTTGCTGTTGATTTTGGGTATCCTAATTGGGATCGTTAGTACTACCCAGTCACTTTCCCGATATCTCAAAATGTCGCTTGACGATCTTTACTGA
- a CDS encoding DUF3098 domain-containing protein yields MDANKNHLPFHAPNYRLMLIGLGVILLGFIIMSLDTAEFGFGVLGLTVGPLVTVAGFVVEFWAILRKPSHS; encoded by the coding sequence ATGGACGCCAATAAAAACCATCTTCCTTTTCACGCTCCCAACTACCGACTGATGCTTATTGGCCTGGGAGTTATCCTGCTGGGCTTTATCATTATGAGCCTGGATACCGCTGAATTCGGTTTTGGAGTTCTGGGCCTTACCGTTGGGCCACTGGTTACGGTGGCTGGCTTTGTGGTTGAGTTTTGGGCCATTCTGCGCAAACCCTCCCATTCATGA
- a CDS encoding undecaprenyl-diphosphate phosphatase, whose amino-acid sequence MTIWQALLLAIIEGITEFLPVSSTGHMIIASSFMGISHDEFTKMYTVNIQFGAIISVLVLYTRRFLQTTDFYYKLFVAFLPAAVIGFLLNDYIDALLENVVVVAISLLVGGIILVFIDRIAQEHPKDREITYPEALKIGFYQCIAMIPGVSRSAATIIGGMFQGLTRRQSAEFSFFLAVPTMAAAAGYKFLKTYESIQAADIKILLFGNAIAFIVAMLAIRFFINFLTRYGFKVFGYYRIILGIILLALLAMGYELDIV is encoded by the coding sequence ATGACCATTTGGCAAGCGCTTCTTCTTGCGATTATCGAGGGAATCACTGAGTTTCTGCCGGTTTCCTCCACGGGCCACATGATCATTGCCTCTTCCTTTATGGGAATCAGCCATGATGAGTTCACGAAAATGTACACGGTCAATATCCAGTTCGGAGCCATAATATCCGTGCTGGTACTCTACACCCGGCGATTTCTTCAAACCACCGATTTTTACTACAAGCTTTTTGTTGCTTTCCTACCCGCAGCGGTCATTGGATTTTTATTAAATGATTACATCGATGCCCTGCTCGAAAATGTGGTGGTCGTTGCCATTTCCCTACTGGTGGGGGGGATTATTCTGGTATTCATCGACCGCATTGCTCAGGAACATCCTAAAGATCGGGAAATTACCTATCCTGAAGCACTAAAAATTGGGTTCTACCAATGTATCGCCATGATTCCGGGGGTATCTCGTTCGGCTGCCACTATTATTGGGGGAATGTTTCAGGGACTTACCCGTCGGCAGTCTGCCGAATTTTCGTTTTTTCTGGCAGTACCTACCATGGCTGCAGCGGCCGGCTACAAGTTCCTGAAGACGTATGAAAGCATTCAGGCAGCCGACATCAAAATCCTTCTCTTTGGAAATGCCATCGCCTTTATAGTGGCCATGCTGGCTATCCGTTTTTTTATTAATTTTCTTACCCGCTACGGCTTCAAGGTATTTGGTTACTACCGTATCATACTGGGTATCATATTGCTGGCTCTATTGGCAATGGGCTATGAACTGGATATTGTTTGA
- the truB gene encoding tRNA pseudouridine(55) synthase TruB translates to MSEVPQPDHAPDEGELILIDKPLTWTSFDVVKKLKWACKFKKIGHAGTLDPLATGLLILCTGKKTKQIDSYQAQEKEYEGTLVLGKTTPSVDLETEFDRDFPVDHITQEALERTALQLSGTLQQLPPIYSAVRLNGERLYKKARRGETVEIKPREVTVHTFEIDSQDFPTVHFRIVCSKGTYIRSLVRDFGQILESGAYLSALRRTRIGDFSVSDSVPMERYINDKRTELNLTND, encoded by the coding sequence ATGAGTGAGGTACCCCAGCCTGATCATGCACCCGATGAAGGCGAGTTGATTCTAATCGACAAGCCATTAACCTGGACTTCATTCGATGTAGTGAAAAAATTGAAGTGGGCCTGTAAATTCAAAAAAATAGGGCATGCAGGTACCCTCGATCCTCTGGCTACCGGATTGCTTATTTTGTGTACCGGAAAAAAGACCAAACAAATCGATTCCTACCAGGCTCAGGAAAAAGAGTACGAGGGTACCCTGGTATTAGGAAAGACGACCCCATCTGTGGATCTGGAAACTGAATTCGATAGGGATTTTCCAGTCGATCATATAACCCAGGAAGCCCTGGAAAGAACGGCTCTGCAACTCTCGGGTACGCTTCAGCAGCTTCCTCCCATTTACTCGGCCGTGCGTTTGAATGGTGAACGACTCTATAAAAAGGCCAGGCGGGGCGAGACCGTCGAAATCAAACCGCGGGAAGTTACAGTCCATACCTTTGAAATAGATTCCCAAGACTTCCCTACTGTTCATTTCCGGATTGTATGCAGCAAAGGTACCTACATCCGCAGCCTGGTACGTGATTTTGGACAAATACTGGAAAGTGGTGCCTATTTATCAGCTTTACGGCGAACCCGAATTGGTGATTTTTCGGTTTCTGATTCAGTACCGATGGAGCGATATATCAATGACAAACGGACTGAATTGAATCTTACCAACGATTGA
- a CDS encoding bifunctional riboflavin kinase/FAD synthetase, producing the protein MNVYHSLESFQKRLYAVVTSGTFDGVHRGHQKILSRLRELSIQLQGESVVLTFWPHPRMIVSNDSQNLQLLSTIEEKVALFSQLGIDHLIITPFTRAFSELSSEEFIQQVLVDRIGTKKFVIGYDHRFGRNREGSFEYLQEKAPSYGFEVEEIPRQDIDALAVSSTRIRNALSRGEVSTANELLGRPYAFSGTVVKGQQLGRTLGYPTANIEVRETYKLIPANGVYAVHVRKGEQLLSGMLNIGVRPTVDGSTRTIEVHLFNFKEDIYGEHLEIQIRHYLRPELKFESIQALVQQLHLDKESALQYLPVH; encoded by the coding sequence ATGAACGTTTACCATAGTCTCGAATCATTTCAAAAACGTCTTTACGCCGTCGTTACGAGCGGTACCTTCGATGGGGTCCATCGGGGGCACCAAAAGATTCTGAGCCGTTTGCGGGAGCTAAGTATCCAACTTCAGGGTGAATCCGTAGTGCTCACCTTTTGGCCACATCCTCGAATGATCGTTTCAAACGACAGCCAGAACTTGCAACTTCTATCTACTATCGAGGAGAAAGTCGCATTGTTCAGTCAGCTGGGGATCGACCATCTTATCATTACTCCTTTCACAAGGGCATTTTCTGAACTCTCTTCCGAAGAATTCATTCAACAGGTTCTGGTAGATCGCATCGGTACTAAGAAATTCGTGATAGGCTACGACCATCGCTTTGGCCGGAATCGAGAAGGAAGTTTTGAATATTTACAGGAAAAGGCTCCGTCCTATGGTTTTGAAGTTGAGGAAATCCCCCGACAGGACATTGACGCTCTGGCTGTAAGCTCCACTCGTATTAGAAATGCCCTTTCGCGGGGTGAAGTATCCACGGCAAATGAGTTGTTAGGAAGGCCTTATGCCTTTTCAGGTACCGTGGTGAAAGGCCAGCAACTGGGTCGCACCCTGGGGTACCCTACGGCAAACATCGAGGTGCGGGAAACCTATAAATTGATACCGGCCAACGGGGTGTACGCCGTGCATGTCCGGAAGGGAGAACAACTGCTCAGCGGTATGCTGAACATTGGTGTAAGGCCTACCGTAGATGGCAGTACGCGTACCATTGAAGTACACCTCTTCAACTTCAAAGAGGATATCTACGGTGAACATCTAGAAATCCAGATCAGGCACTACCTCCGACCCGAATTGAAATTTGAAAGTATCCAAGCTCTGGTACAACAACTACACCTGGATAAGGAATCTGCACTTCAATATTTACCAGTTCATTAG